From the Malus domestica chromosome 17, GDT2T_hap1 genome, one window contains:
- the LOC103404210 gene encoding protein LYK2-like encodes MAAAAASSFLFFFSLLTVSAFEQKPHNILSCESTSPDASGYYCNATNASSVENKCATFAILRTNAYYSSLSNLSSYLGISPFVIADANGFSADTEFLPKDELLLIPIDCKYGNGGVFCAELTRTSVKGESFYGIAQSLEGLTTCRAIRERNPGVSPWGLADKLQLVIPLRCACPSSSSRLVTRSRLLISYPVSEGDTISDLAVKFNTTQEAIISANNRSFKSVRPESLTPLTSLLIPLEGKPILGPLGKPREPNLRLPAASIPAVSPHKKKAKMNQIGLYVALSGVVVGASIAVAAAFLLFQMKKKKKTSPKGCDVDLQQLSLSVRTTSDKKVSFEGSQATFDGQIIETTTPRKVLVEMYKIEELSRATEDFSSGNHIEGSVYHGRLTGKNLAVKRIQPDTISKIEFGLFHDAIHHHPNIMRLLGTCLRPEGQESFLVFEYANNGSLKDWLHGGLAIKNQFIASCYCFLTWSQRLRICLDVAMALQYMHHIMNPPYVHRNVKSRNIFLDEEFNAKIGNFGMAKCAENDSDDQHCSPTSPAASWSLGYMAPEYVHQGVISSSIDIFAYGIVLLEVLCGQTPISRPGADGEENFYLSEKIKSVLHLDNAEELREWMDSALGDNYSFDAAVTLANLARACVDEDPSLRPSAGEVVHKLSRLVEESKSVEGENILISESSCKPLVKAAAANNV; translated from the coding sequence ATGGCTGCCGCAGCTGCTTCTTCCTTCCTATTTTTCTTCTCGCTTCTAACTGTCTCTGCATTTGAACAAAAACCACACAACATTTTGAGCTGCGAGTCCACGTCTCCCGACGCTTCCGGCTACTACTGCAACGCTACAAATGCATCATCTGTAGAGAACAAGTGTGCAACTTTTGCGATTCTTCGCACCAACGCGTACTACTCCTCTCTCTCCAATCTGAGCTCGTACTTGGGCATCAGTCCGTTTGTGATAGCAGACGCGAACGGATTTTCAGCTGACACGGAGTTTCTTCCTAAAGACGAGCTTTTGTTGATACCGATTGATTGTAAGTACGGCAATGGTGGTGTTTTTTGTGCCGAGTTGACAAGGACTAGTGTGAAAGGTGAGAGCTTTTATGGCATTGCTCAGTCACTAGAGGGCTTGACAACCTGCAGAGCTATTCGAGAGAGGAATCCAGGCGTTTCGCCATGGGGGCTTGCTGATAAGCTTCAGTTGGTGATCCCCTTGAGATGTGCTTgtccttcttcatcatctcgACTTGTGACACGATCAAGACTCTTGATTTCATATCCTGTGAGTGAAGGCGACACGATTTCTGATTTGGCTGTTAAGTTCAATACAACACAAGAAGCTATCATATCTGCAAATAACAGATCATTCAAAAGCGTTAGACCCGAAAGTTTGACACCTCTTACATCTCTTCTGATTCCGCTTGAAGGAAAACCTATACTCGGTCCCCTAGGAAAACCCCGGGAACCCAATTTGCGCCTTCCAGCAGCTAGCATCCCTGCAGTTAGTCCCCACAAGAAGAAGGCGAAAATGAACCAGATTGGATTGTATGTCGCGCTTAGCGGAGTCGTTGTTGGAGCCAGCATTGCGGTCGCGGCAGCATTCTTGCTATTTcagatgaagaaaaagaaaaagacttcACCAAAAGGATGTGATGTGGATCTGCAACAGCTCAGCCTAAGTGTGAGGACAACAAGTGACAAAAAAGTCTCGTTTGAGGGATCACAAGCTACTTTTGACGGTCAGATCATCGAGACAACCACGCCGCGAAAGGTTCTGGTGGAGATGTATAAAATTGAGGAGCTGAGCAGAGCAACCGAGGACTTCAGTTCCGGCAACCACATTGAAGGATCTGTGTACCATGGCCGCCTAACCGGGAAGAACTTGGCAGTAAAGCGCATACAGCCAGATACAATTTCGAAGATTGAGTTTGGTCTTTTTCATGATGCCATTCATCATCACCCCAACATAATGAGGCTGTTGGGAACTTGCTTGAGGCCAGAGGGGCAAGAATCGTTTCTGGTTTTCGAGTATGCGAATAATGGATCTTTGAAGGACTGGCTCCATGGCGGATTGGCAATCAAAAACCAGTTCATTGCGTCGTGCTATTGTTTCTTGACGTGGAGCCAAAGGCTGAGGATATGTCTTGACGTAGCCATGGCATTGCAGTACATGCACCACATTATGAACCCCCCTTATGTCCATCGTAATGTAAAGAGCCGAAACATTTTCCTCGACGAAGAATTCAACGCAAAGATTGGGAATTTCGGCATGGCAAAGTGTGCTGAAAATGACTCCGACGATCAACATTGTAGTCCAACCAGCCCTGCCGCGTCTTGGAGCCTGGGTTACATGGCACCCGAATATGTTCACCAGGgtgtgatttcttcaagcatTGATATTTTCGCATATGGCATCGTGTTGCTGGAGGTCTTGTGTGGACAAACGCCAATAAGCAGGCCGGGCGCTGATGGAGAAGAAAACTTTTACCTCTCAGAGAAGATCAAATCCGTGTTGCATTTGGACAATGCAGAGGAGTTAAGAGAGTGGATGGACAGCGCGTTGGGGGATAACTATTCGTTCGACGCAGCTGTCACACTGGCAAATCTAGCCAGGGCCTGCGTCGACGAAGACCCTAGTTTGAGGCCTAGTGCAGGGGAAGTTGTCCACAAGTTGTCGCGATTGGTGGAGGAGTCGAAAAGCGTGGAGGGGGAGAATATTTTGATCAGTGAGAGCTCTTGTAAGCCGCTGGTGAAGGCGGCGGCGGCAAACAATGTGTGA
- the LOC103404212 gene encoding ribulose-phosphate 3-epimerase, cytoplasmic isoform-like: MGVAAKIAPSMLSSDFANLASEAERMLKCGADWLHMDIMDGHFVPNLTLGAPVIQSLRKHTKAYLDCHLMVTNPLDYVEPMGKAGASGFTFHVEVSKDNWQELVQRIKSKGMTPGVALKPGTPIEEVYPLIEGENHVEMVLVMTVEPGFGGQKFMPEMMEKVRTLRQRYPSLAIEVDGGLGPSTIDMAASAGANCIVAGSSVFGAPEPATVISLLRSSVEGVQQKS, encoded by the exons ATGGGTGTGGCGGCGAAAATAGCACCGTCGATGCTGTCGTCGGACTTCGCTAATTTGGCATCAGAGGCCGAGCGCATGCTCAAATGCGGCGCCGATTGGCTCCACATGGACATCATG GATGG GCACTTTGTCCCGAATTTAACACTCGGTGCTCCGGTCATTCAGAGTTTGAGAAAGCACACAAA GGCGTATCTTGATTGTCACCTAATGGTCACAAATCCTCTTGATTATGTCGAACCTATGGGAAAAGCCGGTGCTTCAGGTTTTACATTTCATGTTGAAGTATCGAAAG ACAATTGGCAAGAACTTGTTCAAAGAATTAAGTCCAAGGGCATGACGCCAGGTGTGGCATTAAAGCCCGGAACGCCAATTGAAGAAGTTTATCCTCTG ATTGAAGGTGAAAATCATGTGGAAATGGTCCTTGTTATGACCGTAGAACCTGGGTTCGGTGGTCAAAAGTTCATGCCGGAAATGATGGAGAAGGTGCGCACACTGAGACAAAGGTACCCTTCACTAGCTATAGAG GTAGATGGTGGCTTAGGGCCTTCGACGATTGATATGGCAGCTTCAGCCGGAGCCAACTGCATAGTTGCAGGAAGCTCTGTGTTCGGAGCCCCTGAGCCTGCTACAGTAATATCCCTTTTGAGAAGTAGCGTTGAAGGAGTTCAACAAAAAAGTTGA
- the LOC103404208 gene encoding UPF0481 protein At3g47200-like has protein sequence MHEPQPSITVALYSDEREGDLQLPALIPVSCCHSSSFGRFATKHKRESRKVDDNNSAESIHIDTDEFPIRFGEKKIQAYEPDIVSIGPLHRGRGGDKFQLMEKVKRWYLQCLLADANITLANLITGVVDFKKRARDCYAEPLDHFNKKDFIEMMIIDGCFLIELFRKGFSVDQRDENDPVFNVSCMPQYLFHDLLLLENQLPWFVLERLYNLTAVKNTTSEGNAASLPDLVLNFFKQSVADDFIFKPCLNLPHEPLHILDLIRTWIVFPCKEEGLGCKRKVGNDDQQQSEERPPPQRVPNATTLSEAGIKFQKSFKTSDCIMNINFENGVFTIPPLGIDETTGPLFRNLIAFEQCCHSRPHKVTSYAVLMDNLIDSSKDIDLLCDMGILVNWLSPEDAARFFNELYNDTMVIGFYYEGLCNEVNKYYKTDWNKWMEKLRREHFGSPWAIISLVAAFILLVLTMLQTVYAIHQFYHPPK, from the exons ATGCACGAGCCACAACCAAGTATTACAGTTGCCCTGTATTCCGACGAGAGAGAAGGGGATTTACAGCTCCCCGCCTTGATTCCCGTCTCATGCTGCCACTCCTCGTCCTTTGGTAGATTCGCCACTAAACATAAGAGAGAAAGTCGCAAAGTTGATGATAATAATTCCGCGGAATCCATACATATAGACACTGACG AGTTCCCCATCCGATTCGgcgaaaaaaaaatacaggCATACGAACCTGATATCGTCTCAATCGGACCCCTTCACCGAGGCCGCGGTGGCGATAAATTCCAACTCATGGAAAAGGTGAAGCGCTGGTACTTACAGTGCCTTCTCGCAGACGCAAACATAACTTTGGCAAACTTGATCACAGGTGTCGTGGATTTCAAGAAGCGCGCTCGTGATTGTTACGCAGAGCCATTGGATCATTTCAACAAGAAAGACTTCATTGAGATGATGATAATCGACGGATGCTTCCTAATCGAACTCTTTCGAAAAGGATTTTCCGTCGATCAACGAGACGAGAACGACCCTGTTTTCAATGTCTCCTGCATGCCGCAATATCTTTTCCATGATCTTCTCCTGCTAGAAAATCAGCTGCCATGGTTTGTTCTCGAGCGGTTATACAATTTAACCGCCGTGAAGAATACTACTTCCGAAGGAAATGCCGCCTCCCTCCCCGACCTTGTCCTCAACTTCTTCAAACAATCCGTGGCAGACGATTTTATTTTCAAACCGTGTCTGAATCTCCCTCACGAACCCCTGCACATACTCGATCTCATAAGAACCTGGATCGTTTTCCCGTGTAAAGAAGAAGGTTTAGGCTGCAAACGAAAAGTAGGGAATGATGACCAACAGCAGAGCGAGGAGAGACCGCCGCCGCAGAGGGTTCCAAACGCGACAACTCTGTCCGAAGCCGGCATTAAATTCCAAAAAAGTTTCAAAACCTCGGATTGCATAATGAACATAAATTTCGAAAACGGGGTGTTCACCATTCCACCACTAGGAATCGACGAGACGACAGGGCCGCTCTTCAGGAACCTCATCGCCTTCGAGCAATGCTGTCACAGCCGCCCCCACAAGGTAACATCTTACGCCGTCCTGATGGATAATCTCATCGATTCGAGCAAGGACATCGACCTTCTTTGCGATATGGGAATACTGGTGAACTGGCTGAGCCCGGAAGACGCTGCGCGGTTCTTCAACGAGCTGTACAACGACACGATGGTCATCGGATTTTACTACGAGGGACTTTGCAACGAAGTGAACAAGTATTACAAGACTGACTGGAACAAGTGGATGGAAAAGCTGAGGCGCGAGCATTTCGGTTCGCCGTGGGCGATTATTTCTTTGGTCGCTGCGTTTATTCTGCTGGTGCTCACAATGTTGCAGACTGTATATGCAATTCATCAGTTTTATCATCCTCCTAAATAG
- the LOC103404207 gene encoding UPF0481 protein At3g47200-like, whose protein sequence is MESERESGEVDDSTSMESVCIDTDGIVEELTNTIGAKLLNHSPLPASCCIFRVPHQIRRQKIQAYEPDIVSIGPFHRGRGGDQFQLMEKVKRWYLQCLLADANITLKNLITGVVDFNKRARDCYAEPLDHFNKKDFVEMMVIDGCFLIELFRKALSVNRQDENDPVFNVTCMLPYLYHDLLLLENQLPWFVLERLYNLTAVKNTTSEGNASSLTDLVLNFFRQSVADDDIFIFKPSPNVPPEPLHILDLIRTVIVVPFEDLGSKRKEEGEDQQQSKERELPQGVPNVTTLSEAGIKFQRSFKTPDGIMNIKFENGVFTIPPLEIDERTGPLFRNLIAFEQCCHSRLHKITSYAVLMDNLIDSSKDIDLLCEMGILVNWLSPEDAARLFNELYNDTAVIGFYYEGLCNEVNKYYKTDWNKWMEKLRREHFGTPWAIISLVAAFILLVLTMLQTVYAIHQYYHPPK, encoded by the coding sequence ATGGAaagtgagagagaaagtggcGAAGTCGACGATAGTACTTCTATGGAATCCGTTTGTATAGACACTGATGGTATCGTTGAAGAATTGACAAACACCATCGGAGCAAAGCTTCTCAACCATTCGCCATTGCCAGCATCCTGCTGCATATTCAGAGTTCCCCATCAGATTCGGCGACAAAAAATACAGGCATACGAACCTGATATCGTCTCAATCGGGCCCTTTCACCGAGGCCGCGGTGGCGATCAATTCCAACTCATGGAAAAGGTGAAGCGCTGGTACTTGCAGTGCCTTCTCGCAGACGCAAACATAACTTTGAAAAACTTGATCACGGGTGTCGTGGATTTCAACAAGCGCGCTCGTGATTGTTACGCAGAGCCATTGGATCATTTCAACAAGAAAGACTTCGTTGAGATGATGGTAATCGACGGATGCTTCCTAATCGAACTATTTCGTAAAGCACTTTCCGTCAATCGACAAGACGAGAACGACCCCGTTTTCAATGTGACCTGCATGCTGCCATATCTTTACCATGATCTTCTCCTGCTAGAAAATCAGCTGCCATGGTTTGTTCTCGAGCGGTTATACAATTTAACCGCCGTGAAGAATACTACTTCCGAAGGAAATGCCTCCTCCCTCACCGACCTTGTCCTCAACTTCTTCAGACAATCCGTGGCGGAcgatgatatttttattttcaaaccgAGTCCGAATGTCCCTCCCGAACCCCTGCACATACTCGATCTCATAAGAACCGTGATCGTTGTCCCGTTTGAAGATTTAGGCTCCAAACGAAAAGAAGAGGGTGAAGACCAACAGCAGAGCAAGGAGAGAGAGCTGCCGCAGGGGGTTCCAAACGTGACAACTCTGTCCGAAGCCGGCATTAAATTCCAAAGAAGCTTCAAAACCCCGGACGGCATAATGAACATAAAGTTCGAAAACGGGGTGTTCACGATTCCACCACTAGAAATCGACGAGCGGACGGGGCCTCTCTTCAGGAACCTCATCGCCTTCGAGCAATGCTGTCACAGCCGCCTCCACAAGATAACATCTTACGCCGTCCTGATGGATAATCTCATCGATTCGAGCAAGGACATCGACCTTCTTTGCGAGATGGGAATACTGGTGAACTGGCTGAGCCCGGAAGACGCTGCGCGGTTGTTCAACGAGCTGTACAACGACACGGCGGTCATCGGATTTTACTACGAGGGACTTTGCAACGAAGTGAACAAGTATTACAAGACTGACTGGAACAAGTGGATGGAAAAGCTGAGGCGCGAGCATTTCGGTACGCCGTGGGCGATTATTTCTTTGGTCGCTGCGTTTATTCTGCTGGTGCTCACAATGTTGCAGACTGTATATGCAATTCATCAGTATTATCATCCTCCTAAATAG
- the LOC103404209 gene encoding putative calcium-binding protein CML19 encodes MDKVAQYERVFKQFDGNGDGKISPIELQQCVGAIGGELSLTEAEVAVEYLDSDGDGLLGLDDFVKFVDGGCDEEKVSVLKEAFKMYVMDGSGCITPKSLKRMLSRLGESKSVDECKNMIARFDLNGDGVLNFDEFKVMMF; translated from the coding sequence ATGGATAAAGTAGCACAATACGAGCGCGTTTTCAAGCAGTTTGATGGCAACGGAGACGGAAAGATATCACCTATTGAGCTGCAACAGTGTGTCGGGGCGATAGGCGGCGAGCTCTCGCTGACGGAGGCGGAGGTGGCGGTGGAGTACCTAGACTCGGACGGCGACGGGCTGCTGGGGTTGGATGACTTTGTCAAGTTCGTCGACGGAGGATGCGACGAAGAGAAGGTTAGTGTCTTGAAGGAGGCTTTTAAGATGTACGTGATGGACGGGAGTGGGTGCATTACGCCCAAGAGTCTTAAGAGGATGCTGAGTAGGCTCGGCGAGTCCAAGAGCGTCGACGAGTGCAAGAACATGATTGCTAGGTTTGATCTCAACGGCGATGGGGTGCTCAATTTTGATGAGTTTAAGGTCATGATGTTTTGA
- the LOC103404205 gene encoding probable adenylate kinase 7, mitochondrial, with the protein MAVLSRLQVVASQITGRSLGNMERRAYGSAVAQLQYDDDYYYDDQDEEEERRKATRNRMLDSDGRVPGRGVQWVLIGDRGAKKHLYAERLSKLLEVPHISMGSLVRQELNPRSSLYKQIANAVNEGKLVPDEVIFALLSKRLEEGYYRGENGFILDGIPRTRTQAEIVDQIAEIDLVVNFKCSNEHLVKNDLGTRNFSACREYLSMGNSVRNLNLQSKEELLKSSPADAEQTKSLEDYYRKQNKLIDFQVKAAPGETWQGLLAALHLQHINAVSSSQKLTA; encoded by the exons ATGGCCGTTCTCAGCCGCCTCCAAGTAGTTGCATCCCAGATCACGGGCCGGAGCCTCGGGAATATGGAGCGCCGAGCCTACGGATCCGCAGTGGCTCAGCTGCAGTACGACGACGACTATTACTACGACGATCAGGATGAAGAGGAGGAACGGAGGAAGGCGACTCGAAATCGGATGCTGGACTCGGACGGGCGGGTCCCGGGGAGAGGTGTGCAGTGGGTGCTGATCGGAGACAGAGGCGCGAAGAAGCACTTGTACGCCGAGAGGCTCTCGAAGCTTCTGGAAGTTCCGCACATTTCTATGGGATCCCTCGTCCGCCAGGAGCTCAATCCTCGCTCTTCTCTCTACAAGCAG ATTGCGAATGCAGTCAATGAAGGGAAGCTTGTTCCGGACGAAGTGATATTTGCATTGTTGTCGAAGAGGTTGGAAGAAGGATACTATCGCGGCGAAAACGGATTCATTCTCGATGGGATTCCTCGAACAAGAACTCAAGCT GAGATTGTTGACCAAATTGCCGAGATTGATTTAGTGGTGAATTTCAAGTGCTCAAATGAGCACTTGGTGAAGAATGATCTAGGAACCCGAAACTTCTCTGCTTGCCGAGAATATCTTAGCATGGGCAACTCCGTTCGAAATCTGAATCTGCAGTCAAAGGAAGAACTTCTGAAATCTTCACCTGCTGATGCAGAGCAG ACCAAGTCGCTGGAAGATTACTACAGAAAACAGAACAAACTCATCGATTTTCAGGTCAAAGCTGCGCCCGGAGAAACCTGGCAAGGGCTGTTGGCTGCGTTACATCTTCAGCATATAAACGCTGTCAGTTCTTCCCAGAAGCTCACCGCGTGA
- the LOC103404206 gene encoding uncharacterized protein, translated as MGLGVKAKSRRGSTVQIDYHIHIQDIKPWPPSQSLRSLRTVLIQWENGDRNSGTTSPVVPSIGSVVGEGKIEFNQSFRLPVTLLRDMSVKGGGGSDTFQKNLLELHLYEPRRDNPKGQLLATAIIDLADHGIVKETISVTAPMNSKRNYRNTDQPVLYIKIQPVVKGRTSSSSRGSLSRGVSLDNAGSESVSALMNEEYVEEVEVASFTDDDVSSHSSQTISSTLETNRTMYPRKQEMGQETGLHSTEGDNEKQALHSKLGLEKPNLTAQNALHENMKGSSSCSSSIDLSSDPGSPVNGNASVANSPSSISRILKTVGAEASPSASFNGKASMGSNGHDHLAHDVNDKVVDGRGCLEAAVSDDSSTEDNERKQQEENGDGRQSFNEEKHSWESESSIAHEANGKEIPIGTKENMKHVKSVRSPIDSAKNALTGIQGEAQNGAGIVRKDAKVYPRDSRSVILESKIHQMENRIKLLEGELREAAAVEAALYSVVAEHGSSMSKVHAPARRLSRLYLHACKESSRFRRASAAKSIVSGLVLVAKACGNDVPRLTYWLSNSIVLRTIVSQVAGESKLPMLAGPSIDRNGAGKVKNNVPSSIKWKAPSSGKKEGMKLLNGSFGDCENPQTFMSTLEKIESWIFSRIVESIWWQTLTPHMQSVAVKANSEGADSGSRKKYKRTSSSIDQERINFSLDLWKKAFRDACERLCPVRAEGHECGCLPLLARLVMEQSVARLDVAMFNAILRESSDEIPTDPVSDPISDLKVLPIPAGKSSFGAGAQLKSAIGNWSRWLTDLFGMDDDDSLEDVNDDDDNDKRQDKSFKSFHLLNALSDLMMLPKDLLLSKSIRKEVCPAFSAPLIKRILDTFVPDEFYTDPIPGVVLQALESEDALEAGEDTVTNVPYTGAGTVYLPPSTASVASIIGEVRGQSQLRRSGSSVLRKSYTSDDELDELNSPLASIFIDSSRSSPVATKPSWVSKGNGNQTAVRYELLREVWTNSE; from the exons ATGGGTCTAGGAGTAAAAGCCAAGAGCCGTCGGGGCAGCACGGTTCAAATTGATTATCACATTCATATTCAGGATATTAAGCCTTGGCCCCCATCACAGTCGCTCAGATCACTTCGTACTGTGTTGATTCAGTGGGAAAATGGCGACCGCAATTCGGGGACCACCAGCCCTGTTGTCCCCTCAATTGGGTCCGTTGTTGGTGAGGGAAAAATTGAATTCAATCAGTCTTTCAGGTTACCGGTGACTCTGCTAAGAGATATGTCAGTTAaaggtggtggtggtagtgATACATTTCAAAAGAATTTGTTAGAGTTACATTTGTATGAGCCTCGGAGGGACAACCCTAAAGGCCAGTTGTTGGCCACTGCCATTATAGATTTAGCAGATCATGGTATCGTGAAGGAGACCATAAGCGTTACCgctccaatgaacagtaagagGAACTATAGGAACACTGATCAACCAGTTTTGTATATCAAGATTCAGCCTGTTGTGAAGGGCCGCACTAGCTCCTCATCTAGGGGTAGCTTGTCGAGAGGAGTATCACTGGACAATGCTGGCAGTGAATCTGTTTCGGCCTTGATGAATGAGGAATATGTTGAGGAAGTGGAAGTTGCCTCTTTCACTGATGATGATGTTTCCTCGCACTCGTCTCAAACAATATCTTCCACTTTAGAAACAAATCGCACTATGTATCCTCGAAAACAAGAG ATGGGACAAGAGACGGGGCTTCATAGCACTGAAGGTGATAACGAGAAACAGGCCTTACACTCAAAACTAGGACTCGAAAAACCAAATTTAACGGCTCAGAATGCACTACATGAAAATATGAAGGGAAGTTCATCATGCTCATCATCAATCGACCTATCTTCTGACCCTGGAAGCCCAGTAAATGGTAATGCTTCAGTAGCCAACTCTCCCAGCTCAATTTCAAGAATCCTAAAAACTGTTGGTGCAGAGGCTTCTCCATCAGCATCTTTTAATGGAAAGGCCAGCATGGGAAGCAATGGCCATGATCACTTAGCTCACGATGTTAATGATAAGGTTGTTGATGGCAGGGGTTGCCTGGAGGCTGCAGTTAGTGATGATAGTTCTACTGAGGACAACGAAAGAAAGCaacaagaagaaaatggagatggAAGACAAAGTTTTAATGAGGAAAAGCATTCTTGGGAAAGTGAATCATCCATTGCGCATGAGGCTAATGGAAAGGAAATTCCTATCGGCACGAAGGAAAATATGAAGCATGTTAAGTCTGTTAGGTCACCGATTGACTCGGCTAAGAATGCATTAACTGGTATTCAGGGAGAAGCACAGAATGGTGCAGGTATTGTAAGAAAAGATGCTAAAGTATATCCTAGGGATTCAAGAAGTGTGATCTTAGAAAGCAAAATCCATCAGATGGAAAACAGAATTAAGTTGCTTGAGGGAGAATTGAGAGAAGCTGCGGCTGTTGAGGCTGCCCTTTATTCAGTAGTTGCTGAGCATGGAAGTTCCATGAGTAAGGTCCATGCTCCAGCTCGGCGCCTTTCTAGGCTGTATCTTCATGCTTGCAAAGAAAGTTCCCGTTTTAGGAGGGCCAGTGCAGCTAAAAGTATTGTCTCAGGACTAGTTTTGGTTGCAAAAGCGTGTGGGAATGATGTCCCAAG ACTAACATACTGGCTGTCAAATTCTATCGTGTTGAGAACAATAGTAAGCCAGGTTGCTGGTGAATCAAAATTACCTATGTTGGCAGGGCCTTCTATTGACAGGAATGGTGctggaaaagtaaaaaataatgtaCCGTCTTCAATTAAATGGAAGGCTCCATCTTCtgggaagaaagaaggaatgaagCTCTTGAATGGAAGTTTTGGTGACTGTGAGAACCCGCAAACCTTTATGTCTACACTGGAGAAGATTGAATCGTGGATCTTTTCACGGATAGTTGAATCTATCTGGTGGCAG ACTTTGACTCCCCATATGCAGTCTGTCGCTGTGAAGGCAAATAGTGAAGGTGCCGATTCTGGGTCGAGGAAAAAGTATAAAAGGACATCTAGTTCAATTGATCAAGAGCGAATTAACTTTTCATTAGACCTTTGGAAGAAGGCTTTCAGGGATGCTTGTGAAAGACTCTGTCCAGTACGAGCTGAGGGACATGAGTGTGGCTGCTTGCCTTTGTTGGCGAGATTG GTAATGGAACAATCTGTTGCTAGACTAGATGTGGCAATGTTCAATGCTATTCTTCGTGAATCTTCTGATGAGATCCCAACTGATCCGGTGTCCGATCCCATTAGTGATTTGAAGGTTCTTCCAATTCCAGCTGGGAAATCAAGTTTTGGGGCTGGTGCACAACTGAAGAGTGCG ATTGGGAACTGGTCAAGATGGCTAACTGACCTATTTGGTATGGACGATGATGACTCACTTGAAGATGTCAATGACGATGATGACAATGACAAGAGACAAGATAAATCGTTCAAGTCTTTCCATCTCCTTAACGCATTGAGTGATCTCATGATGCTCCCGAAGGACTTGCTCTTAAGTAAATCCATCAGAAAAGAG GTATGCCCTGCATTTTCTGCACCACTGATCAAGAGGATTCTCGACACTTTTGTCCCGGATGAATTTTACACCGACCCAATTCCAGGCGTAGTGCTTCAAGCCCTGGAATCTGAG GACGCTCTTGAGGCTGGGGAGGACACTGTCACAAACGTCCCCTACACCGGAGCTGGTACAGTCTATTTGCCACCCTCAACAGCTTCCGTTGCGAGTATTATCGGAGAGGttagaggccaatcacagctgAGAAGAAGTGGGTCTTCGGTGCTCAGAAAATCATACACCAGTGATGATGAGCTTGATGAACTGAACTCACCCTTGGCCTCAATCTTCATCGATTCTTCCCGGTCTTCGCCTGTTGCAACGAAGCCCAGCTGGGTATCAAAGGGAAATGGCAATCAAACTGCTGTTAGATATGAACTCCTCCGGGAAGTTTGGACGAACAGCGAGTAG